A single Candidatus Cloacimonadota bacterium DNA region contains:
- a CDS encoding ATP-binding protein encodes MKISIASGKGGTGKTTLSTNLASLIAEDREAVLIDIDVEEPNSGLFIKSKLVHEEDKFKKIPEWNSETCALCGQCQEVCNFHAVIQMIDEIIIFPQLCHGCYACSELCPTDSLPMISKKMGELRHFHKDNLTFIESRLVIGEEQAVPLIALTNDYVEEKFPKDYIKIFDAPPGTSCPVIEATKDSDFVILVTEPTPFGLHDLKLAVNTMRKLEKKFAVVINRHGIGNDDVENYCKEENISLIAKIPNSRKIAELYSSGELLYSKIPEVKLELEKIIKFLKTNYENLWERRIS; translated from the coding sequence ATGAAAATATCAATCGCAAGCGGAAAGGGTGGAACCGGAAAAACCACTCTTTCCACAAATTTAGCTTCTCTTATTGCAGAAGATAGGGAAGCCGTTCTAATTGACATTGACGTCGAAGAGCCGAACTCTGGTTTGTTTATAAAAAGCAAATTAGTTCACGAAGAAGATAAATTCAAAAAAATTCCCGAATGGAATTCCGAAACCTGTGCATTGTGTGGACAGTGTCAGGAAGTTTGCAATTTCCATGCTGTGATACAAATGATTGATGAAATAATCATATTTCCTCAATTATGTCACGGCTGTTATGCATGTTCGGAATTATGCCCCACGGATTCTCTGCCTATGATTTCAAAAAAAATGGGTGAGCTGAGACATTTTCACAAAGATAATTTAACTTTTATCGAAAGTCGTCTCGTTATTGGTGAAGAGCAAGCAGTTCCGCTTATTGCTTTGACAAATGATTATGTGGAAGAGAAATTCCCAAAAGATTACATAAAAATTTTTGATGCACCACCCGGAACTTCCTGCCCGGTGATCGAAGCAACAAAAGACTCAGATTTTGTGATTCTCGTTACAGAACCTACCCCGTTTGGCTTACACGATCTCAAACTTGCGGTGAATACGATGCGGAAATTGGAGAAAAAATTTGCTGTAGTGATAAATCGGCATGGTATTGGAAATGACGATGTAGAGAATTATTGTAAAGAAGAAAATATATCTCTCATCGCAAAAATTCCTAACAGTAGAAAAATTGCTGAACTCTATTCTTCCGGTGAATTATTGTATTCAAAAATCCCGGAAGTTAAATTGGAATTGGAGAAAATAATTAAATTTCTCAAAACGAATTATGAAAATTTATGGGAAAGGAGGATTTCATGA
- a CDS encoding ATP-binding protein encodes MKEIVIISGKGGTGKTSITASFAYLGGKDLVVADCDVDAADMHLLLKPDFAQAEDFYSGELAKINQEKCTKCGKCADVCRFDAIPVINGKFIVQDLDCEGCGYCARICPENAISMEENNVGEWIISEIKTHTKMVHASMGIGAENSGKLVAKVKNEAKRIAKEEGKYYVLIDGSPGIGCPVVSSITGADFVVLVTEPTVSGLHDLKRVFEIVEKFDISAGCIINKFDLNEDKTEEIKRFLSEKEIMHIANLPYDETFTKAMTIGKTIVEYSDNNLTKTISQSWEKIKQKLN; translated from the coding sequence ATGAAAGAGATTGTAATCATTTCCGGAAAGGGTGGAACAGGCAAGACTTCTATCACAGCTTCTTTCGCTTATCTTGGCGGTAAGGATTTAGTTGTTGCGGATTGCGATGTGGATGCAGCAGATATGCATTTGTTGCTCAAACCTGATTTTGCTCAGGCTGAAGATTTTTACAGCGGAGAACTGGCGAAAATAAATCAGGAAAAATGCACAAAATGTGGAAAATGTGCAGACGTCTGCAGATTCGATGCAATTCCAGTTATTAACGGAAAATTCATCGTGCAAGACCTTGATTGCGAAGGTTGTGGCTACTGTGCTCGCATTTGCCCTGAAAATGCAATTTCTATGGAAGAAAATAATGTGGGAGAATGGATTATTTCCGAAATTAAAACTCATACAAAAATGGTACATGCAAGTATGGGAATCGGTGCGGAAAATTCCGGAAAATTGGTAGCAAAAGTGAAAAACGAAGCAAAACGGATTGCCAAAGAGGAAGGAAAGTATTATGTTTTGATAGATGGATCGCCCGGTATAGGTTGTCCGGTTGTGTCCTCCATTACTGGGGCAGACTTCGTTGTGCTTGTTACGGAACCCACAGTTTCCGGTTTGCATGATCTAAAACGCGTTTTTGAAATAGTAGAAAAATTTGATATAAGCGCTGGCTGTATTATCAACAAATTCGATCTCAATGAAGATAAAACCGAGGAAATAAAGCGATTCCTCTCTGAAAAAGAAATCATGCATATCGCAAATCTTCCTTATGATGAAACATTTACAAAAGCAATGACAATAGGCAAAACTATTGTAGAATATTCTGATAATAATTTAACAAAAACAATTTCTCAAAGTTGGGAAAAAATCAAACAAAAATTAAATTAA